A DNA window from Maribellus comscasis contains the following coding sequences:
- a CDS encoding CDP-alcohol phosphatidyltransferase family protein — protein MEHKDAIRVLNSILSTKEKEILIRIARKLPSWINSDHLTWLGLFGAVISGVGYFLSNWGDGFLWLSSMGFVINWFGDSLDGTLARIRNRQRPVYGFFLDHNIDGITAFLICIGAGTSPYVSFSSALLLLAGYYLLSIFTYINTYLKGEFKISYGNLGPTELRIVIILINTLFIIMPDRNYGIDHWGVYVHLYDYFVLGIALILFGIFFFNFLKEKKRFGKIDPPHKA, from the coding sequence ATGGAACATAAAGATGCCATAAGGGTACTGAATTCAATTTTAAGTACAAAAGAAAAGGAAATTCTCATTAGAATTGCCCGAAAATTACCTTCATGGATAAATTCCGACCATTTAACCTGGCTTGGTTTGTTCGGAGCAGTTATCTCGGGAGTTGGATATTTTCTTTCAAATTGGGGAGATGGTTTTCTATGGCTTTCTTCCATGGGGTTTGTTATTAACTGGTTTGGCGATAGCCTGGATGGGACACTTGCGCGGATAAGAAACCGACAACGCCCGGTTTATGGCTTCTTTCTTGATCATAATATAGATGGGATAACTGCTTTTCTTATTTGCATTGGGGCGGGAACATCCCCTTATGTGTCGTTTTCATCTGCATTGCTTTTACTTGCCGGTTATTACTTATTATCAATTTTTACATACATTAATACTTATCTCAAAGGCGAATTTAAAATATCGTACGGAAATCTTGGACCTACGGAATTGAGAATAGTTATTATCCTGATCAATACTTTGTTTATCATTATGCCAGACCGTAATTACGGAATTGATCACTGGGGGGTGTACGTACATTTATATGACTATTTTGTCCTTGGAATTGCACTAATTCTTTTTGGTATTTTCTTTTTTAATTTTCTGAAAGAAAAAAAGAGATTCGGAAAAATAGATCCCCCTCATAAGGCATAA
- a CDS encoding glycosyltransferase family 2 protein — MNKITAIVCTYNEEKTIEEVASTVADYFFDEVIIVNDGSTDKTDYILKRISKYYNFKYIVLPENKGKGFAMATGIQNTNGDIIMFIDADLSKLREGHFLKLITPIKNKEADMVLGQPTETLINYRINPFKSFTGQRCLLKEDILPILKIERNTIWGRDIN; from the coding sequence ATGAATAAGATAACAGCAATAGTTTGCACCTATAACGAAGAGAAAACAATAGAAGAAGTTGCCTCTACCGTGGCTGACTATTTTTTCGATGAAGTCATTATTGTTAATGACGGGTCAACTGACAAAACGGATTACATATTGAAAAGAATAAGTAAATATTACAATTTTAAATACATTGTATTACCTGAGAATAAAGGAAAAGGATTTGCCATGGCAACAGGCATCCAAAATACAAATGGTGATATAATAATGTTTATTGATGCGGACTTGTCAAAACTTCGAGAAGGACATTTCTTAAAATTAATTACGCCGATAAAAAACAAGGAGGCTGACATGGTACTTGGCCAACCAACAGAAACATTGATAAATTACCGGATAAATCCCTTTAAATCATTTACAGGCCAGCGTTGTCTTTTAAAAGAAGATATCCTTCCCATTTTGAAAATTGAAAGAAATACGATTTGGGGTAGAGACATTAATTAA
- a CDS encoding carboxymuconolactone decarboxylase family protein: MDLKFLLSAWSKIIGINRNKKINKAFTEKIMTIVTAVNGCTYCTWFHAKQAVSSGISKEEVRRMLQLQFHADATDFEIPALLYAQHYAETDRNPDKEMTFKLFEYYGDKTANHIIIIIRIIFFGNLTGNTFDAFISRLNGIPAKNSNKIFEFIFFIVTAPLLLPLIPFTKKYRNPNF, translated from the coding sequence ATGGATTTAAAATTTCTTTTAAGTGCATGGTCTAAAATCATCGGCATTAATCGTAATAAGAAGATAAACAAAGCCTTTACGGAAAAAATAATGACAATTGTCACTGCTGTTAACGGATGCACTTATTGTACCTGGTTTCATGCAAAACAAGCAGTTTCAAGTGGGATAAGTAAGGAAGAAGTAAGAAGAATGCTTCAGCTCCAATTTCATGCAGATGCAACCGATTTTGAAATACCAGCTTTGCTTTATGCACAACATTATGCCGAAACAGACAGAAATCCTGATAAAGAAATGACTTTCAAACTATTTGAATATTACGGAGACAAAACTGCCAACCATATAATTATAATTATCAGGATTATTTTTTTTGGCAACTTAACGGGAAACACTTTTGATGCTTTTATAAGCAGATTAAACGGGATTCCCGCCAAAAACAGCAATAAAATCTTTGAGTTTATTTTCTTCATAGTAACTGCACCACTTTTATTACCACTTATCCCATTTACAAAAAAATACAGAAACCCGAATTTTTAA
- a CDS encoding patatin-like phospholipase family protein encodes MKKNVALVLGSGGARGLAHIGVINELEKQGFNITSVSGTSIGSLIGGFCAMGKLNELTEWLTTLQKKDVYSLMDPTLSTNGLLKAEKVFRKLNTIIPDVLIEEMNIPFAAVATDVINREEVIFTIGSFYKAARASIAIPTIITPVISENSILVDGGLLNPIPANRVKRTEGDILVVVNLYDSNNPDILLYEEDVKKHLAPQKSSISNLIILNNSINNIIKRIQDFIPTGNKNSQGYYSLIQFTTSAMLEQISKLSLELNKPDILINIPFDAARTFEFYKAKELIEAGRKAARFSINQYNIQSEKYADNHGNKQG; translated from the coding sequence ATGAAAAAAAATGTAGCACTGGTTTTGGGCAGTGGCGGAGCAAGAGGCTTGGCTCACATTGGTGTAATTAACGAACTTGAAAAACAGGGATTCAATATCACATCAGTTAGTGGCACTTCAATCGGTTCATTAATTGGTGGATTTTGTGCTATGGGGAAATTAAATGAATTGACAGAATGGCTTACTACACTTCAAAAAAAGGATGTTTACAGTTTGATGGACCCCACCTTAAGCACGAATGGTCTGTTAAAGGCTGAAAAGGTTTTTAGAAAATTGAATACAATAATTCCGGATGTTCTTATTGAAGAGATGAATATTCCGTTTGCGGCAGTTGCAACCGATGTAATAAACAGAGAAGAAGTTATATTTACCATAGGTAGTTTTTATAAAGCTGCGAGAGCATCTATTGCAATCCCCACAATTATTACACCAGTTATATCAGAAAACAGTATTCTTGTTGATGGAGGATTGCTTAATCCAATCCCAGCCAATCGGGTAAAAAGAACAGAAGGCGATATTTTAGTTGTTGTTAATTTGTATGACAGCAATAACCCGGATATATTGTTGTATGAAGAAGACGTTAAGAAACATCTTGCTCCTCAAAAATCATCGATTAGTAATTTAATTATCCTGAACAATAGCATAAATAATATTATAAAGAGAATACAGGACTTTATTCCAACAGGTAATAAAAACAGTCAGGGTTACTATTCGCTGATTCAGTTTACAACATCTGCAATGCTTGAACAGATATCAAAATTATCTCTTGAATTGAATAAACCTGATATACTAATAAATATTCCTTTTGATGCAGCTAGAACGTTTGAATTTTACAAGGCAAAGGAGTTGATTGAAGCAGGAAGGAAGGCTGCACGATTTAGTATCAACCAGTACAATATTCAGAGTGAGAAATATGCTGATAACCATGGGAATAAACAAGGATGA
- a CDS encoding 1-acyl-sn-glycerol-3-phosphate acyltransferase, producing the protein MNYINISHIIKNSNSKFLKRLPGFSIRIIAWIIRQEEINRILKKYEGFEGVDFLPKIIEELEITVECEGLENLPENGKCFFVANHPFGLLDGLILTNIVGSKYGHLKAIGNDAFMFVPNLRPIVSNVNVFGKNPKKYFVELNNVFASDSPITHFPYGLVSRIYKLKIQDKFWHKSFITKAIQHKRNIIPVRFYGRNSCLFYSIFLLRQVVKIKINLELVLLPHELFRKRGKTIKVTIGEMIQYSDLHASMSHWDWAQKIRNEVYSYKNN; encoded by the coding sequence GACTACCTGGTTTCTCTATTAGAATAATTGCCTGGATTATTAGACAAGAGGAAATAAACCGGATTCTAAAAAAATATGAAGGATTTGAGGGTGTTGACTTTCTGCCAAAAATAATTGAAGAGTTGGAAATTACAGTGGAATGTGAAGGACTGGAAAATTTACCGGAAAATGGAAAATGTTTTTTTGTTGCCAATCACCCTTTCGGCCTGCTTGACGGTTTAATCCTTACAAATATTGTTGGTTCAAAATACGGACATTTAAAAGCAATCGGAAACGATGCTTTTATGTTTGTTCCAAACTTAAGACCAATAGTCTCAAATGTCAATGTATTTGGGAAAAATCCTAAAAAATACTTTGTTGAATTAAACAATGTTTTTGCTTCTGATTCACCAATAACACATTTCCCTTATGGGCTTGTATCTAGAATTTATAAACTAAAGATACAAGATAAATTCTGGCATAAAAGTTTTATTACAAAAGCAATTCAACATAAAAGAAACATTATTCCGGTGCGATTTTATGGACGAAATTCTTGTCTGTTTTATTCCATATTTTTACTCAGGCAAGTAGTAAAGATTAAAATCAATTTGGAACTGGTTTTGCTTCCACATGAACTATTTCGTAAAAGGGGAAAAACAATTAAAGTTACAATTGGTGAGATGATTCAATACAGTGATTTGCATGCATCTATGTCGCACTGGGACTGGGCACAAAAGATTCGTAATGAAGTTTATTCTTATAAAAATAATTAG